The DNA sequence CAGGAGGTCTGCGTTGCGCGTGCGACTGACTGTGACCTTGGCTTCGTTCGATTCATCTACGTCTATTTGTTTTATCGGAATTTTTTTAAGCTCGCTCAATTCAGCTTCTGACCAACCTCTAGCGGTAATTCTCAAAAATTGTAGATGCATCCTTCTTAATGCGGGAAGTGATTTTGCGGTGATACTGCAATCTTTGATGATCAGGCCATGAAGATTTTTCATTGCAAGAAGCTCTGTCAGATAGTTATCTGTAAACTCCTTGCAATTGTGAAAACAAAGTGTCCTGATGTTAGGCATGGAGGCGATTTGCTTCACATCGTTTACACTCAGTTCCCGCCAAACTTTCGATTCGTTTTCAGTTTGCATTCCGCCCATGTACGAGAGAAAGGCAAGCGAGTCTCGTCCTAGCATTTTCAAGACTGAAGTGGGGTCGTCGACGGGGCCAAAGGAGAGCTCATTCAGTGATTGCAGATGCTTGTATTTTAAAATCTCGGCGGCAGGTAGCCGAGTTTCATCGATGTCCAGAGCTTCCAGCGGCAGGTTCACAATCGGCTCGAGAGTAGTTATGTCACTACCCGCAATATCAAGCTTTTTCACATGTTTTACATTGGACAACATCTTGAGGGTATCGTCCGAAACCCGATAGACTCCGGCATACACAAGCAATCCGAAATTAACATCGACAAGATTTTTCAATATGTTAGGGTCTGCCGAATCTTCCTCATCCAAATACAGATTTACAAGTTTGCCATCAGGATAGAAATCACCCAGTGCAATCTCAGGTTTTTGTGTTGTAGAACCGAGCGAAATGCGCCCGCATTTGCTCGGGAAGTGAAGCACCTCTCTTTTGTGTGCGCCATTACCAACGAACTCCCTGGTCGGGTAATGAAGCACCGCCTTATAGTCGACGAAAACTTTCTGAGCAGATTTTTTGTCAGCCAGCTCGGACTCCCTTTTGCGTTCATCTCTGAATGCCTGATCGGCGGAAAATTCAGCGGCGAAAATAACTTTACGGTCTATAAAGCTCATCGCCAGACAGCTCAAAACTGCTGTAATTACCACAATTGAAAGGTCCATCACTAATTCACGACGGTTCTTTCCTGGCTCTCGCGCGGGACTGCGAGCAACGGCTGTCTCATTTTTTACAGACAGGTTCTCTTTAATCTTCTTCAAATCAGTAATCAATCGATCGAGTCCCTGGTATCGATCCTGAACATTTACTTCCAGCATTTTGACAATTACCGCTTCCAGTGCTGATGGAAACTCACTGCCCAGTGACGCTTCCTTCAACGTCGGAGGCTTATCGGTAATGCGCATGAGCATTGTAGTCATGGCGTTCTCACCAATAAATGGCGGCGTGCCGGTCAGACACTCGAATAGTACACAGCCAAGGGAGTAAATATCCGTTCTCAGATCAACAGGCGTACCCTGACACTGCTCAGGGCTCATATAAATTGGGCTTCCGAAGATTTCACCAGTTTTGGTCAATTCCTGAATTTCGCCTTGATCAGACTGCGATAACTTTGCTATTCCAAAATCCAAAATCTTGACGGTTCCCTTCCCAGGCAACTGGTTCGGATTTAAAATCATGATGTTGCTGGGTTTGATATCGCGATGCA is a window from the Candidatus Melainabacteria bacterium genome containing:
- a CDS encoding serine/threonine protein kinase — translated: MNHDRNKQPPKSDGNTVDIKLSPGTIIATNYKVLACIGSGGMSDVYQVEQIFLGKEFALKLLAKQHHTDSAVRRFQQEARTTAQLKHPSLIEVHDFGIHGDDQPFLVMDLVEGYTLAQLLKKSGSLSLNYVIPLALQLCEGLHYAHLQGVVHRDIKPSNIMILNPNQLPGKGTVKILDFGIAKLSQSDQGEIQELTKTGEIFGSPIYMSPEQCQGTPVDLRTDIYSLGCVLFECLTGTPPFIGENAMTTMLMRITDKPPTLKEASLGSEFPSALEAVIVKMLEVNVQDRYQGLDRLITDLKKIKENLSVKNETAVARSPAREPGKNRRELVMDLSIVVITAVLSCLAMSFIDRKVIFAAEFSADQAFRDERKRESELADKKSAQKVFVDYKAVLHYPTREFVGNGAHKREVLHFPSKCGRISLGSTTQKPEIALGDFYPDGKLVNLYLDEEDSADPNILKNLVDVNFGLLVYAGVYRVSDDTLKMLSNVKHVKKLDIAGSDITTLEPIVNLPLEALDIDETRLPAAEILKYKHLQSLNELSFGPVDDPTSVLKMLGRDSLAFLSYMGGMQTENESKVWRELSVNDVKQIASMPNIRTLCFHNCKEFTDNYLTELLAMKNLHGLIIKDCSITAKSLPALRRMHLQFLRITARGWSEAELSELKKIPIKQIDVDESNEAKVTVSRTRNADLLKGFNFNDPALKKE